The following are encoded together in the Thalassomonas haliotis genome:
- a CDS encoding LysR family transcriptional regulator: MQSSQLSRVNINLLVTLQVLLKERNASATANQLNLSQSSVSKNLAQLRHLFNDPLFHRSARGLIPTAYALALEPKLTSALSAMGKLFSPEEFDLRSYQGCIRLSMQESAFEFIAGAFISKVLSKAPGMKLNTWFKDNISLEQLNQGQLDFVILPHDIGQTPNLGNLLNIRELYRDELVCLVQENHPALSQPWDQDAYLNCRHIHVRDNELGQPVFDKNLAKQGLQRDIAINVPDFNTAGSLCSRSDLVFTTSSTWAKFALSHKPLRQLPMPCPSLPVVYSLIWHQRSDLDPAHLWLKNQIIQAAESINTEG; encoded by the coding sequence TTGCAATCCTCCCAACTGTCCCGTGTTAATATCAATTTACTGGTGACCCTGCAGGTCTTGCTCAAAGAGCGCAATGCCTCGGCAACAGCCAACCAGCTCAACCTCAGCCAGTCGTCTGTCAGTAAGAACCTCGCCCAGTTGCGCCATTTATTTAATGATCCTTTATTTCACCGCTCTGCCCGCGGACTTATTCCCACCGCCTATGCCCTGGCGCTTGAGCCGAAATTAACTTCGGCGCTGTCGGCGATGGGCAAGCTGTTTTCTCCTGAAGAATTTGATCTCCGCTCTTACCAGGGCTGTATCCGCTTATCGATGCAGGAAAGCGCCTTTGAATTTATCGCCGGCGCCTTTATCAGCAAAGTACTGAGCAAAGCGCCGGGTATGAAATTAAATACCTGGTTTAAAGACAATATCAGCCTGGAGCAACTGAACCAGGGGCAGCTGGACTTTGTGATCTTGCCCCATGATATCGGCCAGACGCCGAACTTAGGTAACCTCTTAAATATCAGGGAACTATACCGTGATGAGCTGGTATGCCTGGTACAGGAAAATCATCCGGCTTTATCCCAACCCTGGGATCAGGATGCCTACCTGAATTGCCGTCATATCCATGTGCGGGACAATGAACTCGGCCAGCCGGTATTTGATAAAAACCTCGCCAAGCAGGGGTTACAGCGGGATATTGCCATCAATGTGCCCGACTTTAATACTGCCGGCAGCTTATGCAGCCGCTCCGATCTGGTGTTTACCACTTCTTCAACCTGGGCCAAGTTTGCCCTTAGCCACAAGCCGTTACGCCAGCTGCCTATGCCCTGCCCGTCTTTGCCTGTGGTCTATTCCCTGATCTGGCACCAGCGCAGCGATCTCGATCCGGCGCATTTATGGCTTAAAAACCAGATTATCCAGGCCGCAGAAAGCATTAACACAGAAGGGTAA